Proteins encoded within one genomic window of Gallus gallus isolate bGalGal1 chromosome 1, bGalGal1.mat.broiler.GRCg7b, whole genome shotgun sequence:
- the LOC112532721 gene encoding translation initiation factor IF-2: MPGTVSWQAPRSGRAAGRLRGRLRFPAPRALRRAGGKEEGRRAKPPPPPALRIPAPGRSALRAAEAFFLRHQLLPGGGPALRLRLGLGWGLHAPPRPGSGRSRGRGCTRSRGLRPAGLGCARGQGGRKAGGRKAAAEGPGRAAERCALTAPYAGEGMRGGGREARRGGGARVSRGPGQDGGAGPGLSAAPRAPPYRSRPRAPRLSVTPPAPSPARAGGAARRRFHVRWARAVSIVTGGRTARDPDDDVTRPLALSQFPSSLLLLPPGGGGVSLGPGGAAAGRRHKARGRRAARREGGALRPR, from the coding sequence ATGCCCGGCACGGTCTCATGGCAGGCCCCGCGCTCCGGGCGTGCGGCCGGCCGGCTGAGGGGGCGGCTCCGCTTCCCCGCTCCCCGGGCGCTGCGACGGgcgggagggaaggaggaaggacgAAGAGCGAagcctccgccgccgcccgcgctTCGGATCCCGGCACCCGGCCGCTCCGCTCTCCGCGCCGCCGAGGCGTTTTTCCTGCGTCACCAGCTCCTGCCCGGCGGCGGCCCTGCGCTCCGGCTCCGGCTGGGGCTTGGCTGGGGCCTGCACGCTCCGCCCCGTCCGGGCAGCGGGCGCTCGAGGGGGAGGGGGTGCACACGCAGCCGGGGCCTGCGGCCTGCGGGGCTGGGCTGCGCGcgggggcagggagggaggaaggcaggaggaaggaaggcggcggcggaggggccgggccgggcggcggaGCGCTGCGCGCTGACGGCTCCGTACGCGGGGGAGGGGATGAGAGGGGGAGGGCGCGAGGCGAGACGCGGCGGCGGCGCCCGAGTCTCGCGGGGCCCTGGCCAAGATGGCGGAGCTGGGCCCGGCCTGAGCGCGGCGCCGAGGGCTCCGCCGTACCGCTCCCGCCCCCGAGCCCCGCGCCTGTCAGTCACACCGCCCGCCCCCAGCCCTGCGCGCGCGGGGGGAGCTGCGCGCCGGCGGTTTCACGTCCGTTGGGCTCGAGCGGTCTCCATTGTGACCGGCGGGCGGACCGCGCGAGACCCGGATGATGACGTCACGCGGCCGCTCGCTCTCTCTCAGTTCCCTtcctcgctgctgctgctgccgcccgGCGGGGGCGGCGTCTCCCTTGGGCCCGGCGGAGCGGCCGCGGGACGGCGGCACAAAGCGCGGGGGCGGCGCGCTGCCCGGCGGGAGGGTGGTGCGCTTAGGCCTCGGTAG